A single region of the Salvia splendens isolate huo1 chromosome 18, SspV2, whole genome shotgun sequence genome encodes:
- the LOC121777132 gene encoding RNA-binding protein Musashi homolog 2-like has translation MTDRKLVVLGIPWDVDTEGLREYMSKFGELEDCIVLKERSTGRSRGFGYATFVTAEDAKVALASEHLLGNRVLEVKVATPKDEMKTTSKKVTRIFVARIPPSVTEAVFRSHFEKYGEITDIYMPKDPSTKGHRGIGFITFVNAEAVDDLMAETHELGGSTVVVDRATPKEEEFRPVSRAPQSGGGYGAYNAYINAATRYATLGAPTLYDPPGAMYGREVPRGMGKKIFVGRLPQEATVEDLRHYFGRFGRILDVYVPKDPKRTGHRGFGFVTFADDGVADRVARRSHEICGHQIAIDSATPIDDATAAAAGPSGTFPTNNPEPFGYGVPPMRSYGRMYGSLDFDDWGYGVGGSMNGGRPPRADYRYRPY, from the exons ATGACTGACCGGAAGCTCGTT GTGTTGGGAATTCCATGGGATGTCGATACTGAGGGATTGAGGGAATACATGAGCAAATTCGGGGAGCTGGAGGACTGTATTGTATTAAAG GAACGTTCTACTGGACGCTCTCGTGGTTTTGGGTATGCAACATTTGTTACAGCCGAGGATGCAAAG GTGGCATTAGCAAGTGAGCATTTACTTGGCAATAGGGTGCTGGAAGTCAAAGTAGCCACCCCAAAG gatGAAATGAAAACCACATCTAAGAAAGTTACCAGGATATTTGTGGCTAGGATTCCACCATCAGTAACTGAAGCTGTTTTCAGAAG CCATTTCGAGAAATATGGCGAAATAACAGACATATACATGCCGAAG GATCCATCTACCAAAGGACATCGTGGAATTGGATTTATCACTTTTGTGAATGCTG AAGCAGTAGATGATCTAATGGCTGAGACTCATGAGTTGGGCGGTTCAACTGTTGTTGTGGATCGAGCAACCCCGAAG GAGGAAGAATTCAGGCCAGTTAGCCGAGCGCCTCAAAGCGGGGGTGGATATGGTGCTTATAATGCTTATATTAATGCTGCGACTAGATATGCTACACTTGGTGCACCAACCCTGTATGATCCTCCTGGTGCCATGTATGGAA GGGAGGTACCTCGTGGAATGGGAAAAAAAATCTTTGTTGGTAGGCTTCCTCAGGAGGCAACTGTAGAAGATCTTCGCCATTATTTTGGGAGATTTGGACGAATTTTAGATGTTTATGTTCCAAAG GATCCCAAGAGAACTGGTCATAGAGGATTTGGTTTTGTGACTTTTGCTGATGATGGTGTTGCAGATCGTGTAGCTCGAAGATCACATGAGATATGTGGACATCAG ATTGCAATAGATTCAGCAACACCAATTGATGATGCTACAGCTGCTGCTGCTGGCCCAAGTGGTACTTTCCCGACGAATAATCCTGAGCCATTTGGGTATGGTGTACCGCCTATGCGCAGTTATGGTAGGATGTATGGGAGCTTAGATTTTGATGAT TGGGGTTATGGTGTCGGTGGCAGTATGAACGGAGGCAGACCTCCACGTGCAGATTACAGGTATAGGCCTTACTAA
- the LOC121777131 gene encoding uncharacterized protein LOC121777131 isoform X2 produces MPFNSGRTVPSKWDDAERWITSPISGFGAAAAQRRPKSKSGPLGQTPIGLMYFPNYSPTIPVHEGGAVRNFMANSPLTTGVLVPDGLSVHYESEVDARSRPLYGEDDRRHGAGMLGFSDMRSETSEPSSRDENMGVKEEEALVSRRDMATQMSPDGSTRSSSKGRLSYSTRSSFPMLGKDDIRDVQVDKGTNTCRELRKRDDKEMGSTCAGDVPTAWDVTESSKNMSKFQREEAKISAWENLQKAKAEAAMRKLEMKLEKKRSASMEKITKKLRDKQTKAQAMRSTLSDQPPPPTHRRRRISCSMYFKFCSICSCFICTKK; encoded by the exons ATGCCCTTCAATAGTGGGAGGACGGTGCCTTCGAAATGGGATGATGCTGAGAGATGGATCACCAGCCCGATCTCAGGGTTCGGAGCAGCAGCTGCTCAGAGACGGCCCAAGTCCAAGAGTGGCCCTTTGGGACAGACCCCGATTGGACTCATGTACTTTCCCAACTACTCACCCACTATACCTGTGCACGAAGGCGGGGCTGTGAGGAATTTCATGGCGAATTCGCCTCTCACCACCGGCGTTTTGGTCCCTGACGGTTTATCTGTTCATTATGAGTCTGAAGTTGATGCAAGATCTCGTCCCTTGTATGGTGAAGACGACAGGAGACATGGTGCTGGTATGCTCGGCTTTTCTGATATGCGTAGCGAAACGTCTGAGCCTAGTTCTCGAG ACGAAAATATGGGTGTCAAGGAAGAAGAAGCCCTAGTTTCACGAAGGGATATGGCTACTCAAATGAGCCCTGACGGAAGCACCCGGTCATCATCAAAAGGAAGATTATCGTATTCTACTCGTTCCTCATTTCCTATGCTAGGGAAAGACGACATCAGAGATGTCCAGGTAGACAAGGGCACCAACACATGTAGAGAATTGAGGAAACGAGATGACAAAGAGATGGGGTCGACTTGCGCAGGAGACGTACCTACAGCTTGGGACGTCACTGAGTCATCCAAAAACATGTCCAA GTTTCAGAGAGAGGAAGCTAAGATCTCTGCTTGGGAGAACTTGCAAAAGGCTAAAGCCGAGGCTGCAATGAGGAAACTCGAG ATGAAACTGGAGAAGAAGAGATCAGCTTCGATGGAGAAGATAACAAAGAAGCTAAGAGACAAGCAGACAAAAGCTCAAGCCATGAGAAGCACTCTGTCGGACCAACCGCCTCCTCCAACACATCGCAGGAGGAGGATTTCGTGCTCTATGTATTTCAAGTTTTGCTCTATTTGTAGCTGCTTCATATGCACCAAGAAATGA
- the LOC121777131 gene encoding uncharacterized protein LOC121777131 isoform X1 produces the protein MRRNSGLPFRNSGAFTSPGTPEYGDHLPKTWSSERVPLPASTSRRHVSAAALMPFNSGRTVPSKWDDAERWITSPISGFGAAAAQRRPKSKSGPLGQTPIGLMYFPNYSPTIPVHEGGAVRNFMANSPLTTGVLVPDGLSVHYESEVDARSRPLYGEDDRRHGAGMLGFSDMRSETSEPSSRDENMGVKEEEALVSRRDMATQMSPDGSTRSSSKGRLSYSTRSSFPMLGKDDIRDVQVDKGTNTCRELRKRDDKEMGSTCAGDVPTAWDVTESSKNMSKFQREEAKISAWENLQKAKAEAAMRKLEMKLEKKRSASMEKITKKLRDKQTKAQAMRSTLSDQPPPPTHRRRRISCSMYFKFCSICSCFICTKK, from the exons ATGAGAAGGAATTCTGGATTGCCTTTTAGGAACTCGGGCGCCTTCACTAGCCCGGGGACGCCAGAGTATGGTGATCACTTGCCGAAGACGTGGAGCTCTGAGAGGGTGCCATTGCCTGCAAGCACTAGTAGGAGGCATGTTTCTGCAGCTGCATTGATGCCCTTCAATAGTGGGAGGACGGTGCCTTCGAAATGGGATGATGCTGAGAGATGGATCACCAGCCCGATCTCAGGGTTCGGAGCAGCAGCTGCTCAGAGACGGCCCAAGTCCAAGAGTGGCCCTTTGGGACAGACCCCGATTGGACTCATGTACTTTCCCAACTACTCACCCACTATACCTGTGCACGAAGGCGGGGCTGTGAGGAATTTCATGGCGAATTCGCCTCTCACCACCGGCGTTTTGGTCCCTGACGGTTTATCTGTTCATTATGAGTCTGAAGTTGATGCAAGATCTCGTCCCTTGTATGGTGAAGACGACAGGAGACATGGTGCTGGTATGCTCGGCTTTTCTGATATGCGTAGCGAAACGTCTGAGCCTAGTTCTCGAG ACGAAAATATGGGTGTCAAGGAAGAAGAAGCCCTAGTTTCACGAAGGGATATGGCTACTCAAATGAGCCCTGACGGAAGCACCCGGTCATCATCAAAAGGAAGATTATCGTATTCTACTCGTTCCTCATTTCCTATGCTAGGGAAAGACGACATCAGAGATGTCCAGGTAGACAAGGGCACCAACACATGTAGAGAATTGAGGAAACGAGATGACAAAGAGATGGGGTCGACTTGCGCAGGAGACGTACCTACAGCTTGGGACGTCACTGAGTCATCCAAAAACATGTCCAA GTTTCAGAGAGAGGAAGCTAAGATCTCTGCTTGGGAGAACTTGCAAAAGGCTAAAGCCGAGGCTGCAATGAGGAAACTCGAG ATGAAACTGGAGAAGAAGAGATCAGCTTCGATGGAGAAGATAACAAAGAAGCTAAGAGACAAGCAGACAAAAGCTCAAGCCATGAGAAGCACTCTGTCGGACCAACCGCCTCCTCCAACACATCGCAGGAGGAGGATTTCGTGCTCTATGTATTTCAAGTTTTGCTCTATTTGTAGCTGCTTCATATGCACCAAGAAATGA